The nucleotide sequence AAAGTTCGTGTTACTAATTTAATtaaattttgggagatctttttttttctttttcatatcACATGTTATTTTTGGTTTGTTGATACTATATGATGTATATTTCAGGAAGCACTTACAAAACGTTGTGACAAATGTTCGGCATACAAGCCTCCAAGAGCACACCATTGTCGTGTTTGCAGAAGGTGTGTCTTGAAAATGGTGGGTATTCAAAATACTATAAATAAAAATTGTACCCTATATAAAAAAGTGTTCATATATCTATCTATTCATGATATCTTCTTATACTTAAAGTTTTGTTAGGATCATCATTGCACATGGATAAATAATTGTGTTGGTCAAAGGAACTATAAAGCCTTTTTTCTTCTGGTTTTCTATGGGACTATTTCAAGTCTCTATTCTACGGTACGTATAACCATAACCACTCTTTTTCGTTGTTAAGTATTTTACAAATGTCGCTTTTTTTAATAGTTTCGTATTGTATAGGTTATAATAGTTGGTTGTGGAGTTCAAAAGGATTGGGAGTCTTTCGGGACGACTCGCCTCAAAACCTTTTATGTAAGTTTCtaattgtttttattatttatatatttgaaTATACAATTACGATGTGTTTGTGTTATCTACATGTTGATATAAAGTTTATCTCACTAACTGAGCCTGAGCCATATTCAAACTCGATCCCAAAGAGTATATTGTATTAGATATAGCTCGGTTAGTGATAAAATTTATGCCGAAATGTAGATACAAATAAATACATCTCAACAGTGTATTGAAAGTTATCATTGCGCCTTGAAGATTCAGATTATCGGGTAATTGTATGTTAGTTCTGTATTTGTTTTTCATGGCCCATATATACAAAAGAATTTAGGAATGTACGGGGGCCGATGTGTGATCTATGTACACCCTTAAAATTCACAAATACACCCCCATTGATGTgatgttttatttttaagttttttacCGGTTTTTCTTCTATAAGTTataatattgtttttcttttatgacatttaatatataatgttttataGAAGTTTGAATAAACCATTACAATGTGCTTATTTATCTACTCAAgaccaaaaatatattatattagatACGGCTCAGTTAGTGattaagtttatatataaataaaaaatacatcTCAACAGTTTATTGAAATTTATACagaaaattatatattaaaaattcgAAGAGAAAACATActtattattttgaaaaaaaaaagttgtaggACCTGAATTAATATAAAATATGTATTTTAGTTTTAGAACTATGTTATAAACACGCGTAGTACATGTATAAACATGCCTACAAATAATCAAGGTAGATTTCTTTTGTCACACTTTTGATCGGTTTACACATTAACGCGTTGTCAGTTTcaaatttgaaagaaaaaactCAAAATTTGCAATTTGGTTTTTGTTGAACAGATTACATCTGCGGTTATGATTTCTCTCTTAAGTTTGACGCTTGGAACTCTCTTGGGCTGGCATATATACCTGTTGATTCATAATATGACAACAATAGAGGTAAAAAAAAGTCAAACATTTGATGACAATAGAGGTAAGAAAAGTCAACATTCGACTTTAACGGGTCAGGATTTTGTTTTCTTTCGCAGTATTATGAAGGAACTAGGAAAGTGTGGCTAGCAAAGAAGTCTGGACAGATTTATAAGCATCCGTACGATGTTGGTGCATACAGAAATATCACTATGGTACCGCCTTTTTCTACATTTATGCATGGTGCACTGCACCGTGCACATACACATACTGATTTTTGTATTGTTTTCAACAGATTTTAGGCCCGCACGTTTTGAAATGGCTATGGCCGTCTGCATCAAGCCATGTCAAAGATGGAACCAGCTTTCCTACTGTTCGGGATGGCTTATAAACTTGTTGTCACGTCATGTTTCTCTTAAACTTTTGATCATGGAGGTAAATAGGAAAGCGGTGAGATTAATGGTGTTGTCTTTGTACATGTTCGGAGAAAGGTGTTTGACTTGGTTTTCTTGTTTTGGGTTTTGTATCGCGTATTAGGTTAGATCAAGATTAATCAGaattttttaaattgttttgttggATGAAATGGTGAACAATAAAAGCAGGGAAAGGTAATTACTACAGGAAGAAAAAAGATTGACTATTTTGAATTGTTATATTACTGAATCATAATAGGGAAAATTATGAAAACAGGCATGTTGATGAAATATATAAACATTTCTTTTTTTCATATATAAACATTTCTTTTTTTTCTGAATGGTTTCTTTCACTAGATAACCTACTAGTAAGGCGCTTGAGGCAAAAGAAACATACAAcaattagaaattaaatttacacaAATTGTTCTAATAATGTCTTCCACTTGCTTATTTGTAAAAACAATGTCGTTCCTAGCTTTTCAAATCCACCAACATGCCACCATAACAATACCGTGAATTTTTTGCTTTGACCGATCTAGTCGAGAAGTAAGGTGAATTTCAAGAAGGTTCTTGATCGAAAAGGCATAAATCTGTGAAATATTACACCACGAACTAATGTATTGCCAAAACACATACGCCACAAAACAAGGTGGAAAGGTGAGAAGCTGACTCGTCATCCTCTCCATAAAAACGACAAGATAAAGAGCCAACCGGGATATTTCTCTTTGCAAGAGCATCCAAAGTCTGGATGCGGCTCATCTCAGCCTTCCAAAGCCTTCCAAGCGAAATATctattgatttttacagtttttCAAGTAGACAATCTAAAATAACCAATGTGAGTAAAAAAACTG is from Helianthus annuus cultivar XRQ/B chromosome 9, HanXRQr2.0-SUNRISE, whole genome shotgun sequence and encodes:
- the LOC110877694 gene encoding probable protein S-acyltransferase 15, whose protein sequence is MQWRRFVSLPILAVLLLMIIVFYGTVFIFLDDWVGFQSSAGLTNVVIFSTLASFTLFSFLVSVFTDPGAVPSGYFPDIESSDGSDQESRESEALTKRCDKCSAYKPPRAHHCRVCRRCVLKMDHHCTWINNCVGQRNYKAFFLLVFYGTISSLYSTVIIVGCGVQKDWESFGTTRLKTFYITSAVMISLLSLTLGTLLGWHIYLLIHNMTTIEYYEGTRKVWLAKKSGQIYKHPYDVGAYRNITMILGPHVLKWLWPSASSHVKDGTSFPTVRDGL